The following proteins come from a genomic window of Nitrospiria bacterium:
- a CDS encoding Rrf2 family transcriptional regulator, protein MLSHKAKYALKALLVLAEDYGHGPMLISDLAEREGIPKKFLEHILLELKKHGLLQSQKGKGGGYLLGKPPGSVTFGQVIRILDGPLAPVSCVSQMAYQRCKECKDEATCGVRIVMKETRDAIAEVLDGVTLTQALKKMKHVKIKSGARRTRK, encoded by the coding sequence ATGCTGTCACATAAAGCGAAATACGCCCTGAAGGCGTTGCTGGTTCTTGCGGAGGACTACGGGCACGGTCCAATGCTCATTTCAGATTTGGCCGAACGGGAGGGCATCCCCAAAAAATTTTTGGAGCATATTTTGCTGGAGTTGAAGAAACATGGCCTGCTCCAGAGCCAGAAGGGAAAGGGGGGAGGCTATTTGTTAGGCAAACCTCCCGGATCGGTCACGTTCGGGCAGGTCATCCGGATCCTCGACGGTCCGCTGGCGCCGGTTTCCTGCGTCAGTCAGATGGCCTATCAACGGTGCAAGGAGTGCAAGGATGAGGCGACCTGTGGTGTCCGGATCGTGATGAAGGAAACCCGCGACGCGATCGCTGAAGTACTGGACGGTGTGACCCTGACGCAAGCGCTAAAAAAAATGAAGCACGTTAAAATAAAATCCGGAGCCCGAAGAACCCGAAAATAA
- a CDS encoding YezD family protein, with protein sequence MDTELSQNRPGPDSPEDARNRKVINKILQAIKNLRYGSVELTIHESKVVQIERKEKIRFDKDDLRR encoded by the coding sequence ATGGACACGGAGCTTTCCCAGAACAGACCAGGCCCGGATTCTCCGGAGGATGCAAGGAACCGGAAGGTCATTAATAAAATTCTGCAGGCGATTAAAAACCTCCGGTACGGGTCCGTCGAGTTAACGATTCATGAATCCAAGGTGGTTCAGATCGAGCGGAAAGAAAAGATCCGTTTCGATAAAGATGATTTGCGAAGGTGA
- a CDS encoding putative porin, giving the protein MKYLSLKAILLVGLLVLPMVAWAAEDLTDLLVKKGTITKEEADSLQQRGISPFIDKITLYGDFRLREETEWYNGGGSANNGKNVNRLRYRLRIGSDISEGPVILHIRLASGTGGQTSTNQTEQSLSSQKAIWIDRAYVEVIQIPNLSLMGGRMANPFTVSLTGELVFDDDYNPEGFAEKYTLKLGDTGKAYATLGQVVLDGGAQGSLAQWLLGYQVGGEIKTDPVGINLAVLYYTLANGEKGTFSQNTVQDGNTRVGATAELANSFNVIDATAAVTIKAAIPVTVSGDYVKNLQSTVQNATTKNQDTGYAVGFKVGSASAANTAEFGYMYRVVQTDATLADIADSDWGPNGGTNRKGHIVWTAYNFTKATQVKLKYYSTLKDKASLPPTVYTGAGNVNPSFGRFQIDFSVKF; this is encoded by the coding sequence ATGAAATATCTTAGTTTGAAAGCAATATTGTTGGTTGGTCTGCTTGTGCTGCCGATGGTGGCATGGGCGGCGGAGGACCTGACGGATCTTTTGGTCAAGAAAGGGACGATTACGAAGGAGGAAGCGGATTCCCTCCAACAGCGGGGGATTTCCCCGTTCATCGACAAGATTACGTTGTACGGCGACTTCCGGCTCCGGGAAGAAACGGAGTGGTATAACGGCGGTGGAAGTGCGAACAATGGGAAAAACGTCAATCGTCTGCGCTACCGGCTACGGATCGGGAGCGATATCAGCGAGGGGCCGGTTATCCTCCATATTCGTCTGGCATCGGGGACCGGGGGGCAGACCAGCACCAACCAGACAGAGCAGTCCCTATCCTCCCAAAAGGCCATCTGGATCGACAGGGCCTATGTGGAAGTGATCCAGATTCCGAACCTCTCTCTGATGGGCGGCCGGATGGCCAATCCTTTCACCGTCAGCCTCACCGGAGAGTTGGTATTCGATGACGATTACAACCCGGAGGGTTTTGCCGAGAAATACACCTTGAAGCTGGGAGATACAGGCAAGGCCTACGCCACGCTGGGGCAGGTCGTTTTAGACGGAGGCGCGCAAGGCTCGCTTGCGCAATGGCTGCTGGGGTACCAGGTGGGCGGCGAAATCAAGACAGACCCGGTGGGGATTAATCTGGCGGTGTTGTACTACACCCTGGCAAATGGGGAAAAGGGCACTTTTTCGCAGAATACCGTGCAGGACGGAAACACCCGGGTTGGGGCAACTGCGGAACTGGCGAATTCCTTCAATGTGATCGATGCCACCGCTGCGGTGACGATCAAGGCCGCGATTCCGGTAACTGTCTCGGGTGATTATGTGAAGAATCTGCAGAGCACGGTCCAGAACGCTACGACCAAAAATCAAGATACGGGTTACGCAGTGGGCTTCAAGGTCGGTAGTGCCAGTGCCGCCAACACGGCCGAGTTCGGATATATGTACCGGGTGGTTCAAACGGATGCCACGCTCGCGGACATTGCGGATTCGGATTGGGGACCGAACGGAGGCACCAACCGGAAGGGCCATATCGTATGGACGGCTTACAATTTTACCAAAGCCACTCAGGTCAAGCTGAAATATTACAGCACCCTAAAAGACAAGGCCAGTCTGCCGCCGACGGTGTATACCGGGGCAGGGAATGTCAATCCGTCGTTCGGCCGGTTCCAGATCGATTTCTCGGTCAAGTTCTGA
- a CDS encoding sulfate ABC transporter substrate-binding protein, producing MLLKKVFRFLPVLFLALGAILPRVAGAETTLLNVSYDPTRELYQDFNAAFAKYWEAKTKEKVRINQSHGGSGKQARAVIDGLEADVVTLALAYDIDAIAEKANLIPKNWQSRLPQNSSPYTSTIVFLVRKGNPKQIKDWDDVVKPGVSVITPNPKTSGGARWNYLAAWGYALKKYGNEEVKAKDFVTRLYKNVPVLDSGARGSTTTFVERGIGDVLLAWENEAFLAVKELGPDKFEIVVPSVSILAETPVAVVDNVVDKHHTRAVAQAYLEYLYTPEGQEIAARNYYRPRLESVAVKFAGQFPRIKLFTIDEVFGGWQKAQKAHFEDAGTFDQIYQPGR from the coding sequence ATGTTACTGAAAAAAGTTTTCCGTTTCCTCCCGGTTCTATTCCTGGCCCTCGGGGCGATATTGCCCCGGGTCGCGGGAGCCGAGACCACGTTGTTAAACGTGTCGTATGATCCCACGCGGGAGCTCTATCAAGATTTCAACGCCGCCTTCGCCAAGTACTGGGAGGCGAAGACGAAGGAGAAGGTCAGGATCAATCAATCCCATGGCGGGTCGGGCAAACAGGCCCGGGCGGTGATCGATGGGCTGGAGGCGGACGTGGTAACGCTGGCCCTGGCCTACGACATCGACGCCATTGCCGAAAAAGCGAACCTGATCCCGAAAAACTGGCAGTCGCGTCTGCCGCAGAACAGCTCCCCCTACACGTCGACTATCGTCTTCCTGGTGCGCAAGGGCAACCCGAAGCAGATCAAGGATTGGGACGATGTTGTGAAACCGGGCGTCTCGGTCATTACGCCCAATCCGAAAACCTCGGGCGGCGCCCGCTGGAATTATCTCGCGGCCTGGGGCTATGCGCTCAAGAAATACGGGAACGAGGAGGTCAAGGCAAAGGATTTCGTGACGCGGTTGTATAAAAACGTTCCGGTTCTGGATTCCGGGGCGCGCGGCTCGACCACCACTTTTGTCGAGCGCGGTATCGGGGACGTTTTGCTGGCCTGGGAGAACGAAGCCTTCCTGGCCGTCAAGGAGCTCGGGCCGGACAAGTTTGAGATCGTCGTGCCCTCGGTGAGCATCCTGGCCGAGACTCCGGTCGCGGTCGTCGACAATGTCGTGGACAAGCATCACACCCGCGCCGTGGCCCAGGCCTATCTCGAATATCTTTATACGCCGGAGGGTCAGGAGATCGCGGCCCGGAATTACTACCGGCCCCGGTTGGAATCGGTGGCCGTCAAATTCGCCGGTCAATTCCCGAGAATCAAGCTGTTTACCATTGATGAAGTCTTCGGAGGTTGGCAGAAAGCGCAGAAGGCACATTTTGAGGACGCCGGGACCTTCGATCAAATCTACCAACCCGGACGGTGA